One genomic segment of Pongo pygmaeus isolate AG05252 chromosome 19, NHGRI_mPonPyg2-v2.0_pri, whole genome shotgun sequence includes these proteins:
- the CHD3 gene encoding chromodomain-helicase-DNA-binding protein 3 isoform X12: MASPLRDEEEEEEEMVVSEEEEEEEEEGDEEEEEVEAADEDDEEDDDEGLLGRGPGHDRGRDRHSPPGCHLFPPPPPPPPPPLPPPPPPPPPDKDDIRLLPSALGVKKRKRGPKKQKENKPGKPRKRKKRDSEEEFGSERDEYREKSESGGSEYGTGPGRKRRRKHREKKEKKTKRRKKGEGDGGQKQVEQKSSATLLLTWGLEDVEHVFSEEDYHTLTNYKAFSQFMRPLIAKKNPKIPMSKMMTILGAKWREFSANNPFKGSAAAVAAAAAAAAAAVAEQVSAAVSSATPIAPSGPPALPPPPAADIQPPPIRRAKTKEGKGPGHKRRSKSPRVPDGRKKLRGKKMAPLKIKLGLLGGKRKKGGSYVFQSDEGPEPEAEESDLDSGSVHSASGRPDGPVRTKKLKRGRPGRKKKKVLGCPAVAGEEEVDGYETDHQDYCEVCQQGGEIILCDTCPRAYHLVCLDPELDRAPEGKWSCPHCEKEGVQWEAKEEEEEYEEEGEEEGEKEEEDDHMEYCRVCKDGGELLCCDACISSYHIHCLNPPLPDIPNGEWLCPRCTCPVLKGRVQKILHWRWGEPPVAVPAPQQADGNPDVPPPRPLQGRSEREFFVKWVGLSYWHCSWAKELQLEIFHLVMYRNYQRKNDMDEPPPLDYGSGEDDGKSDKRKVKDPHYAEMEEKYYRFGIKPEWMTVHRIINHSVDKKGNYHYLVKWRDLPYDQSTWEEDEMNIPEYEEHKQSYWRHRELIMGEDPAQPRKYKKKKKELQGDGPPSSPTNDPTVKYETQPRFITATGGTLHMYQLEGLNWLRFSWAQGTDTILADEMGLGKTIQTIVFLYSLYKEGHTKGPFLVSAPLSTIINWEREFQMWAPKFYVVTYTGDKDSRAIIRENEFSFEDNAIKGGKKAFKMKREAQVKFHVLLTSYELITIDQAALGSIRWACLVVDEAHRLKNNQSKFFRVLNGYKIDHKLLLTGTPLQNNLEELFHLLNFLTPERFNNLEGFLEEFADISKEDQIKKLHDLLGPHMLRRLKADVFKNMPAKTELIVRVELSPMQKKYYKYILTRNFEALNSRGGGNQVSLLNIMMDLKKCCNHPYLFPVAAMESPKLPSGAYEGGALIKSSGKLMLLQKMLRKLKEQGHRVLIFSQMTKMLDLLEDFLDYEGYKYERIDGGITGALRQEAIDRFNAPGAQQFCFLLSTRAGGLGINLATADTVIIFDSDWNPHNDIQAFSRAHRIGQANKVMIYRFVTRASVEERITQVAKRKMMLTHLVVRPGLGSKAGSMSKQELDDILKFGTEELFKDENEGENKEEDSSVIHYDNEAIARLLDRNQDATEDTDVQNMNEYLSSFKVAQYVVREEDKIEEIEREIIKQEENVDPDYWEKLLRHHYEQQQEDLARNLGKGKRVRKQVNYNDAAQEDQDNQSEYSVGSEEEDEDFDERPEGRRQSKRQLRNEKDKPLPPLLARVGGNIEVLGFNTRQRKAFLNAVMRWGMPPQDAFTTQWLVRDLRGKTEKEFKAYVSLFMRHLCEPGADGSETFADGVPREGLSRQQVLTRIGVMSLVKKKVQEFEHINGRWSMPELMPDPSADSKRSSRASSPTKTSPTTPEASAANSPCTSKPATPAPSEKGEGIRTPLEKEEAENQEEKPEKNSRIGEKMETEADAPSPAPSLGERLEPRKIPLEDEVPGVPGEMEPEPGYRGDREKSATESTPGERGEEKPLDGQEHRERPEGETGDLGKREDAKGDRELRPGPRDEPRSNGRREEKTEKPRFMFNIADGGFTELHTLWQNEERAAISSGKLNEIWHRRHDYWLLAGIVLHGYARWQDIQNDAQFAIINEPFKTEANKGNFLEMKNKFLARRFKLLEQALVIEEQLRRAAYLNLSQEPAHPAMALHARFAEAECLAESHQHLSKESLAGNKPANAVLHKGKGRGGPARGRAHNAASEPAGGVAERHEGGRDPPASHTVPNTPHRSPPSDVRAQHPQPAGQQGHGASPHTAATNGPPVLVKKEKEMVGALVSDGLDRKEPRAGEVICIDD, encoded by the exons ATGGCTTCCCCTCTGagggacgaggaggaggaggaggaggagatggtggtgtcggaggaggaagaagaggaggaagaagagggcgacgaggaggaggaggaggtggaggcggCCGACGAGGACGATGAGGAGGACGACGACGAGGGACTACTCGGGCGCGGGCCGGGCCACGACCGGGGCCGCGACCGCCACAGCCCCCCCGGCTGCCACCTcttcccgccgccgccgccgccgccgccgccaccgctgcccccgccgccgccgcccccgccgccag ATAAGGATGACATTCGGCTGCTGCCTTCAGCATTGGGTGTGAAGAAGAGAAAACGAGGACCCAAGAAGCAGAAGGAGAACAAGCCAGGAAAACCCCGAAAACGCAAGAAGCGT gacAGTGAGGAGGAATTTGGTTCTGAGCGAGATGAGTACCGGGAGAAGTCAGAGAGTGGGGGCAGTGAATATGGAACCGGACCGGGTCGGAAACGAAGAAGGAAGCACcgagaaaaaaaggagaagaagacaAAGCGGCGGAAAAAGGGGGAGGGAGATGGGGGGCAAAAG CAAGTGGAACAGAAGTCATCAGCAACTCTGCTTCTGACCTGGGGCCTGGAGGATGTGGAGCATGTGTTCTCTGAGGAGGATTACCACACACTCACCAACTACAAAGCCTTCAGCCAATTCATGAG GCCCCTAATTGCTAAGAAGAATCCTAAGATCCCAATGTCCAAGATGATGACCATCCTTGGGGCCAAATGGAGAGAGTTCAGCGCCAACAACCCCTTCAAGGGGTCAGCAGCTGCTGtggcggcggcagcggcagcggcagcagcagctGTAGCTGAGCAGGTGTCAGCTGCTGTCTCGTCGGCCACCCCCATAGCACCCTCCGGACCCCCCGCCCTTCCACCACCCCCTGCTGCTGATATCCAGCCCCCACCCATCCGAAGAGCCAAAACCAAAGAGGGCAAAG GTCCAGGCCATAAGAGGCGGAGTAAGAGCCCCCGAGTGCCTGATGGACGCAAGAAGCTTCGGGGAAAGAAAATGGCACCACTCAAAATAAAACTAGGGCTGTTGGGtggcaagaggaagaaaggaggctCG TATGTTTTTCAGAGCGACGAAGGTCCTGAACCAGAGGCTGAAGAATCAGACCTGGACAGTGGCAGTGTCCACAGTGCCTCAGGCCGGCCTGATGGTCCTGTCCGCACCAAGAAACTAAAGAGAGGCCGtccaggaaggaagaagaagaagg TCCTGGGCTGTCCTGCAGTGGCCGGGGAGGAGGAGGTTGATGGCTACGAGACGGATCACCAGGATTACTGTGAGGTGTGCCAGCAGGGTGGGGAAATTATTCTGTGTGACACCTGCCCTCGTGCCTACCACCTCGTCTGCCTTGATCCTGAGCTTGACCGGGCTCCAGAGGGCAAATGGAGCTGCCCTCACTGT GAGAAGGAGGGGGTCcagtgggaggccaaggaggaagaagaagaatacgaagaggagggagaggaagaaggggagaaggaggaggaggatgatcACATGGAGTACTGCCGCGTATGCAAGGACGGCGGGGAGCTCCTGTGCTGTGATGCGTGCATCTCCTCCTACCACATTCATTGTCTAAACCCTCCCCTGCCTGACATTCCCAATGGTGAATGGCTGTGTCCCCGATGCACA tgccccGTGCTGAAGGGTCGAGTGCAGAAGATCCTACATTGGCGGTGGGGGGAGCCACCTGTAGCAGTGCCAGCCCCTCAACAGGCAGATGGAAATCCAGATGTCCCACCCCCCCGTCCTCTTCAAGGCAGATCGGAGCGAGAGTTCTTTGTCAAGTGGGTAGGACTATCCTACTGGCACTGCTCCTGGGCCAAGGAGCTTCAG CTGGAAATCTTCCATTTGGTTATGTATCGAAACTACCAGCGGAAGAATGACATGGATGAGCCCCCACCCCTGGACTATGGCTCCGGCGAGGATGATGGGAAGAGTGACAAGCGTAAAGTGAAAGACCCACACTATGCTGAGATGGAGGAGAAGTACTATCGTTTTGGCATCAAGCCAGAGTGGATGACCGTCCACCGTATCATCAACCACAG TGTGGATAAAAAGGGGAATTACCACTATCTAGTAAAATGGAGGGACTTACCATATGACCAGTCCACGTGggaggaagatgaaatgaatatcCCTGAATATGAAGAACATAAGCAAAGCTACTGGAGACACCG AGAACTAATTATGGGGGAAGACCCTGCCCAGCCCCGCAagtataagaaaaagaagaaggagctACAGGGTGATGGGCCTCCCAGTTCTCCCACTAATGAT CCTACCGTGAAATATGAGACTCAGCCACGGTTTATCACAGCCACTGGAGGCACCCTGCACATGTATCAGCTGGAAGGGCTGAACTGGCTACGCTTCTCCTGGGCCCAGGGCACTGACACCATTCTAGCTGATGAGATGGGGCTGGGCAAAACCATACAAACCATCGTCTTCCTCTACTCACTCTACAAGGAG GGCCACACAAAAGGTCCCTTCCTGGTGAGTGCCCCACTCTCTACCATCATTAACTGGGAGCGGGAGTTCCAGATGTGGGCACCCAAATTCTATGTGGTGACATACACGGGTGACAAAGACAGCCGGGCCATCATTCGTGAGAATGAATTCTCCTTTGAGGACAACGCCATCAAAGGGGGCAAGAAAGCTTTTAAGATGAAG AGGGAGGCACAAGTGAAGTTCCATGTTCTCCTGACATCGTATGAGCTGATCACCATTGATCAGGCAGCACTTGGTTCCATCCGCTGGGCCTGTCTCGTGGTAGATGAGGCCCATCGACTCAAGAACAACCAGTCCAAG TTTTTCAGGGTTCTCAATGGTTACAAGATAGATCATAAGTTGCTGCTGACAGGAACCCCATTGCAGAATAATCTGGAGGAGCTCTTCCATCTCCTGAACTTCCTCACCCCAGAGAGATTTAA CAActtggagggcttcctggaggagtttGCTGACATATCCAAAGAGGACCAGATCAAGAAACTGCATGATTTGCTGGGGCCACACATGCTGCGGAGACTCAAGGCAGATGTCTTTAAGAACATGCCAGCCAAGACAGAGCTCATCGTTCGGGTGGAGCTAAGCCCCATGCAGAA GAAATACTACAAATACATCCTGACTCGAAATTTTGAGGCCTTGAATTCACGAGGTGGTGGGAACCAGGTGTCACTGCTTAATATCATGATGGATCTTAAGAAGTGCTGCAACCATCCATACCTTTTTCCCGTGGCTGCTATG GAGTCCCCCAAACTCCCCAGTGGGGCTTATGAGGGTGGGGCACTTATTAAGTCGTCTGGGAAGCTCATGCTGCTCCAGAAGATGCTGCGAAAGCTGAAGGAGCAAGGACACCGAGTGCTCATCTTCTCGCAG ATGACCAAAATGTTAGACTTGCTTGAGGACTTCTTAGACTATGAAGGCTACAAGTATGAGCGCATCGATGGTGGTATCACGGGTGCCCTGAGGCAGGAGGCCATCGATCGGTTTAATG CTCCTGGGGCCCAACAATTCTGCTTCCTCCTGTCCACCCGAGCTGGGGGCCTGGGCATCAATCTGGCCACTGCTGACACTGTCATCATCTTTGATTCTGACTGGAACCCCCATAATGACATCCAG GCCTTCAGCCGGGCTCATCGGATTGGCCAGGCCAACAAAGTGATGATTTACCGGTTTGTGACTCGTGCGTCAGTGGAAGAGCGAATCACACAAGTGGCCAAGAGAAAGATGATGCTGACACACCTGGTTGTGCGGCCTGGGCTGGGCTCCAAGGCAGGCTCCATGTCCAAGCAGGAGCTTGACGACATTCTCAAATTTGGCACTGAAGAGCTGTTCAAGGATGAAAACGAGG GGGAGAACAAGGAGGAGGACAGCAGTGTGATTCATTATGACAATGAGGCCATCGCTCGGCTGTTGGACCGGAACCAGGATGCAACTGAGGACACTGACGTGCAGAACATGAATGAATATCTCAGCTCCTTCAAGGTGGCACAGTACGTCGTGCGGGAGGAAGACAAG ATTGAGGAAATTGAGCGAGAGATCATCAAGCAGGAGGAGAATGTAGATCCTGACTACTGGGAGAAGCTGCTGAGGCATCACTATGAGCAACAGCAGGAAGACCTAGCCCGGAATCTAGGCAAGGGCAAGCGGGTTCGCAAGCAAGTTAACTACAATGATGCTGCTCAGGAAGACCAAG ACAACCAGTCAGAATACTCGGTGGGTtcagaggaggaggatgaagactTCGATGAACGTCCTGAAG GGCGTAGACAGTCAAAGAGGCAGCTCCGGAATGAGAAAGATAAGCCACTGCCTCCACTGCTGGCCCGAGTCGGGGGCAACATTGAG GTGCTGGGCTTCAACACCCGTCAGCGGAAGGCTTTCCTCAATGCTGTGATGCGCTGGGGGATGCCACCACAGGATGCCTTCACCACGCAGTGGCTGGTGCGGGACCTGAGGGGCAAGACTGAGAAGGAGTTTAA GGCCTATGTGTCTTTGTTCATGCGCCATCTGTGTGAGCCTGGGGCAGACGGCTCTGAAACCTTTGCCGATGGGGTCCCTCGGGAGGGACTGAGTCGCCAGCAGGTGTTGACCCGCATTGGAGTCATGTCTCTCGTCAAAAAGAAG GTGCAGGAGTTTGAGCACATCAATGGGCGTTGGTCAATGCCGGAACTGATGCCTGACCCCAGCGCCGACTCTAAGCGCTCCTCCAGAGCCTCCTCTCCTACCAAAACGTCTCCCACcactcctgaggcttctgctgCCAACAGTCCCTGCACCTCTAAACCTG CTACTCCAGCTCCAAGTGAGAAAGGAGAAGGCATAAGGACACCTCTTGAGAAGGAGGAAGCTGAAAACCAGGAGGAAAAGCCAGAGAAGAACAGCAGAATTGGGGAGAAGATGGAGACAGAG GCTGatgcccccagcccagccccatcaCTCGGGGAGCGGCTGGAGCCAAGGAAGATTCCTCTAGAGGATGAGGTGCCAGGGGTGCCTGGAGAGATGGAGCCTGAACCTGGGTACCGTGGGGACAGAGAGAAGTCAG CCACAGAGTCGACGCCAGGAGAAAGGGGGGAGGAGAAGCCGTTGGATGGACAGGAACACAGGGAGAGGCCGGAGGGGGAAACAGGGGATTTGGGCAAGAGAG AAGATGCAAAAGGTGACCGGGAGCTTCGACCAGGGCCTCGAGATGAGCCACGGTCCAATGGGCGACgagaggaaaagacagagaagCCCCGGTTCATGTTCAATATCGCAGATGGTGGCTTCACAG AGCTTCACACACTGTGGCAGAATGAGGAACGGGCAGCTATTTCCTCGGGGAAACTCAATGAGATCTGGCACAGAAGACATGACTATTGGCTTCTGGCTGGGATTGTCCT CCATGGCTATGCACGGTGGCAGGACATCCAGAATGATGCTCAATTTGCCATTATCAACGAGCCATTTAAAACTGAAGCCAATAAGGGGAACTTTCTGGAGATGAAAAATAAGTTCCTGGCCCGGAGGTTCAAG CTCCTGGAGCAGGCGCTGGTGATTGAGGAGCAGCTGCGGCGGGCGGCCTACCTGAACCTGTCGCAGGAGCCGGCGCACCCCGCCATGGCCCTCCACGCCCGCTTCGCCGAGGCCGAGTGCCTGGCCGAGAGCCACCAGCACCTCTCCAAGGAGTCGCTGGCGGGGAACAAGCCGGCCAACGCCGTCCTGCACAAGGGTAAGGGCCGCGGCGGCCCCGCGCGGGGGAGGGCCCACAACGCTGC TTCTGAACCAGCTGGAGGAGTTGCTGAGCGACATGAAGGCGGACGTGACCCGCCTGCCAGCCACACTGTCCCGAATACCCCCCATCGCAGCCCGCCTTCAGATGTCCGAGCGCAGCATCCTCAGCCGGCTGGCCAGCAAGGGCACGGAGCCTCACCCCACACCG CCGCCACCAACGGCCCTCCAGTGCTggtgaagaaggagaaggaaatggtGGGGGCACTGGTGTCAGACGGGCTGGATCGGAAGGAGCCCCGAGCCGGGGAGGTGATCTGTATAGACGACTGA